The following DNA comes from Neoarius graeffei isolate fNeoGra1 chromosome 25, fNeoGra1.pri, whole genome shotgun sequence.
AATCTTATTCTACTTTGCTGGTTCATGCACTGCGCCGTTGACAAAGGCCATTGCTGCGCCCGGATCAGTGAATTTGGAAACATCACCTGAAGGCATCATTATTTTCAGTTCAGCCGGGAAGAAAAATCTGAATTTGATTGAAGGGTGCTCATGCAGAATCTTCTTTACCGACACGAATGCTGCACGCTTCTTTGCAACCTCCGCCGTGAAGTCAGGAAAAATGGACAGCCTGCTACCTTTGTGTGATAATGGAGAAGCCTCAGCTGCTCGTCGATGAATCTGGTCGTGGACATGGTAGTAATGGACTCTGATGACAAATGCTCGCAGTGGCTTCCCTCTCTTCGGCTTTGGACGGAGAGAACGATGCGCCCCGTCCAGCAAGGGCTTCTCCTCCAactccagcatgtcctgaagtagtTGAGCAATGAATTCAGTAGGACGGGACCCTTCATCTCCCTCAGGTATGCCTAGTATGCGAAGATTGTGTCTTCTCTGCCTGCCCTCCAGgtcattgcattttgtttttagtgCACACACTTCTGCGGATAACTCGCCAAGTTTGGACTCCATGCTAGCGACAGTGTCGCTGTGTGTTGTGGCAAAACACTCCAGATCGTGAATAGTGGCGCTATGCCTATCCACTGTAGCCTGCAAGCCCGACAAGGAGTCTTTAAGCTCCTCTTTAACAGCTGTGATTTCGGTATGGAGATTGCTGGATAGCAAGTCCACTTTAGAATAAATTTTGCCACATATATCCGCTTTTAAAGCTTGTAGGGCATCCGTGAATTTAGTGGCACTCAGTGTGTCTGTCTCGATGCTAGTCACTTCAGCGTTACCATGCTTTTTGGAGAGTCTGGCTTTGAGCGGGTAGTGCTAGTAGTCTTCGAAGCCTCGCGTCTTGTTCGAGCATCAGTCATTTTCAGGCAGAAAATTTATTAACTCATCATGTAACCTTAGTAGTAGGGTGTTTCATGCATCTGTTCAAGCATCCATGACATCCCTTCTTCTCTTCATTTATTGTATTTTAAGACTGTCACAAATAACTAGAACCATACCGAATGTTGAAAATGATTCAATTATATACATCAGTAAATGACTTGAACAGGTACATAGTATATTTTATGTGTATTAATTTTTTGTGTTTAACTGTCCCAATTTAACTCATATCCCAATATACCTGAAATCAGCCTACAATGTTTTTTGAGCAGTGTACTGTGATAATCATGATCTGATTTCAGTGTTTTATGAAAAagactagattattattattctctcttcgtgtttgtgtctcatttctaatGAAAAATATCAATTTATTAGGGTGAAATTTTATGACTGATTATTTAACAGCACAGATGTTACTGCTGTTACTGTGCAAGCTGATTGCACCAACATTTATTGACTATAATAAAGACCCAGACCATGTTTTGTTACATTTTTGACAAGGTTTATTAATTTATTTGGTTGCTGGCGCGACACAGGGACGACCTGAAAGAGAAAAGCAGAGCCATATTAGCGTACACTGTGTGTGGACTTGTATACATCACAATAATTGTCAAATATCATAGTTTATAATATTGTTATGACAATCTTGTTTTACTGTTGCAGGATTTTGCATCATTTTATTACTGCATTCAAAATTTCTGTcactccacatgtgctttgttcaGTAGGTAGCTAAGTACATAATGGGAAATGCACTCTGGAAGACACTTTCAGGACAGCTGTGACTCACGATGTTGCTGCACCCTCTGCGTCCAGGCAAAGGAAGTCTTGTGCTGCTCGTTGTTTATCGCCACATGCAATGGCCTCCCGCCCAGGATCTTCCCGTTCAGCATTTCTACGGCGTTTCTGGCTTCGTCAGGAGTGGTATACTGTACAAATCCTCTGCCTCTCGATCGCCCATTCTCCATGATCACCTGTAGGGGAGATACAGAAAGCAAAAAGTGAGCGTTACACATTCTCATGTGACTAATCATGAGGAAAACCGAGCAATGTCTGTCCAGAAAAATATAAACTATGTACAGCTATGTTGTGTTAGCGTCAGGGTTCTGGTATTGCACCTCCCCATAGTTGATATGAATCTCTTTTATGTTAAAGGTAATTTTTGGTACAAACTATAGAAAAAAACTCCCCGCTACACACTCATATCCTTGTGCTGCAAGTGCACATAGGTTTTGACCTAATAGAGTGAGTAAGGGGAAGTGAACACAGGGTCTTGGGAAAGGAATAAAATGTAGGGATTAGTAGTTGAAAGTAACCTTTGCTCTGATGACGCTTCCAAAGGGTTGGAAATAGTCGTGCAGGAACTCGTCATCCACGCTGTAGTCCAAATTTTTCACGAAGATTTCGCCAGTCTACAGAACAGAGAGCAGAGTTAACAtccagtgtgtgagtgtgtgcatgtgggtGTTTGTACTGTGGGATATAATAATACGTACTGATCAATCACTCAATATTAAGCCAATTCTTAAACTAAAAATGTGATTAAACACAGCTGTGACCAAAAGCTGGTCCAAATCGATAAGAGTCACTCAAAATATAGTCACAGTAGCACCTTTGCTTGTACTCTGCTGATCGTCTTCTCCGGCATCTTCTTTTCTCGCCGAGGCTCTTCCTGTCTCTCTGGAGCGGCATCTGTAGGTACAGCCAATCATTTCACTTTTGCGTACAATCAGTAAGTTCCACTAATTTGCTTACTTTAATAGTATACATCCACTTTCAATCTTTTTAATTGCGTCAGATTTTGACTCACTACATTCACTCAAGTATGAATTCTCAGTCCACCACTGGTGTTATAGTTACACTTTGACCACCCCCAAGCATGCTGAGACCCAAACCGCACTCTCTCAACACCAGTGTTGTTAAACTTAACGCAAAACTAATCAGACAGCTGTGACTTACCCTGTGGCTGGATGGTCAGCTGTCTAGTGCGGCTACTCTGAGCCGGACTCACGTACACAGGCTTGCTGCCCAACAGCCTGCCGTTCATGGTGACGATGGCTTTTCTGGCTTCATCACGAGATGTAAAGGTGATGAAGCCCTTGCCACTTGAACGGCCATTCTTCATCATGACCTGTAGAGGAAAGCGAGAAGATACAGAAAGCAAAGAATGAGCATTACATGCGTTGCACATACAATGCAAAAAGATTCGTAGCTCATCCACATTCAGAAAATACAccatttgagaaaaaaatcaCCCCTCTACACATTCATCTCCTTGTGCTGCAAGTGTACACTGCTTTTGATGTAATACAGTGAGTAAGGTGAGGTGAACACTGGTTCTTGAGAAAGGAATGAAATCTAGGGATTAGTAATTGCTAGTGACCTTTGCGTTGATGACTGTCCCAAATCGCCTGAATTCCTCCTGTAGGCGCTCGTCTTCCACGCTGCCGTCCAAATTCCTCAGTAGGAGTGTGAATGTCTACAGAACAGGGCAGAGTCAACATCTAGCATGTTAATGAAGTGAATGACTAAACTAAAAAATCATAGCTGTACAAAACCTGGTCTGAATGCATAAATGTAAAAGCCAGCACAGACTTGCACTCAGACATGAACTCAGAGACACACCCACATATCCATATATGGATTTAAAGCATGTCCTCTTTGCAAAAGATCTGTGATCTGCAAAAAGACTCTACCTTCTTGTTTTTGCTGATGCGTTTCTCAGGGACCTTCTTCTTCTGAACAGGCTGCTTCTGGATTTTAGCCTGCACCTGCTGCTCCTCTACGTTCTGCTCCTCTTCCTTCTGCTCCTCTCTCTGCTGCTCCTCTAGCTTCTGCTCCTCTACTTTGTCGATGACATTCATGCTCCAGGGATGCTattttagacaaaaaaaaatatgaaagaaTTAGAGAATTAAAGACACCACTGAAAAAAATGATTAACATTATATATGTCCAACTTATTCACGAGCTCAGTGTCTCACATGTAAAGTGAATGGCTCTATGTCCTCTAGCCCATTATCCAGTGCGTCCATGATGTCACCCCATGAAAGAGGATCTGGCAGTGTGGATGGTGGCGCTTTGAAACGGTCTTGCTTTTCCACGGACGGCTGAGGCTGGACATGGGTGGCAGATCCGGGCTCAGGCTCTGACACTGCTGGTGATGTTACAGGTGGAGCCAGAGGAGCATTTATACTGCCAGCCTGCACATCTTCACtctgagaaagaaaaggaaatagaAGAGTTATTATATTGCATGCCTGTGATTGTGTATGTTCTTGCAACTTATGCTCCATTAGCTTCTGCTCCTCTTCCTGGCTGATGTTATCCGAGCTCCAGGGATCCTGGTTTAGACAGGAAAAGAGAGAATTAAACATTTAtgctatatacagttaggtccataaatatttggacagagacaacatttttctaattttggttctgtacattaccacagtaattttgaacaaaacaattcagatgcagttgaagttcagactttcagctttaattcagtgggttgaacaaaattattgcataaaaatgtgagcaactaaagcattttttaaacacaatcccttcatttcaggggctcaaaagtaattggacaaattaaataattgtaaataaaatgttcatttctaatacttggttgaaaaccctttgttggcaatgactgcctgaagtcttgaactcatggacatcaccagacactgtgtttcctcctttttaatgctctgccaggcctttactgcagcggttttcagttgctatttgtttgtgggcctttctgtctgaagtttagtctttaacaagtgaaatgcatgctcaattgggttgagatcaggtgactgacttggccattcaagaatattccacttctttgctttaataaacttctgggttgctttggctttatgttttgggtcattgtccatctgtattatgaaacgctgaccaatcagtttggctgcatttgagcacacagtatgtctctgaatacctcagaattcatctggctgcttctgtcctgtgtcacatcatcaataaacactagtgactcagtgccactggcagccatgcatgcccaagccatcacactgcctccgctgtgttttacagatgatgtggtatgctttggatcatgagctgcaccacaccttcaccatacttttttctttccatcattctggtagaggttgatcttggtttcatctgtccaaagaatgttcttccagaactgtgctggcttttttagatgtttttttagcaaagtccaatctagccttttttattcttgaggcttatgagtggctcgcaccgtgcagtgatccctctgtatttactttcatgcagtcttctctttatggtagatttggatattcatacacctacctcctggagagtgttgttcacttggttggctgttgtgaaggggtttctcttcaccatggaaattattctgcgatcatccaccactgttgtcttctgtgggcatccaggtctttttgcattgatgagttcaccagtgctttctttctttctgtctcaggatgttccaaactgtagattttgccactcctaatattgtagcaatttctcaaatgggttttttctgttttcgcagcttaaggatggcttgtttcacctgcatggagagctcctttgaccgcatgttttcttcacagcaaaatcttccaaatgcaagcaccacacctcaaatcaactccaggcctttaatctgcttaattgagaatgacataacgaaggaattgcccacaccagcccatgtaatagccttggagtcaattgtccaattacttttggtccctttaaaaacagggtggcacatgttaaggagctgaaactcctaaacccttcatccaattttaatgtgtataccctcaaatgaaagctgaaagtctggactttatgtccatgtccattatttaactataacttgaatatgtttcagtaaacaggtaaaaaaacaaaaatttatgtgtgtgtccaaatatatatggacctaactgtatgttcaaTTTATTCACAAGCTTAGTGTCTCACATGTAACATGAAGGGCTCTACACCCTCGAGCCCATCGTCCAGAGCATCCATTATGTCACCCCATGACGCATGGGGTGGAAGGATGGGGTGGGACAGGCTTGGACTCTGAAGAACGTTGAAAAATTGTTGAGCCTGAAAGTGAAGAAAGGAACAGAGTTGGCTTTAAAGACACTTGCCTCTTGGGGCACTTAAAGACACTTAATATCTGAGAGCTGCTTAAGACCAAAACATGGCACTTTCCTCATTGGGTAATACAGCCGCTGTGTTTTGTTTAATTGTCATGAACAAGTATTTAGTGAACAGGTGAAGAAACAGGTACATACTGAAGCCTAATGATGAAATAATTACATTTCTCTGAATAAACAGGTCTGGATATATTATTAGGCATATCAGCTGAaagttcaaattcaatccaaatcgctTAAAACtgatctcactgaattcagaaatgATTGCAGAACAACATAatttttacataattaaaatatgtttatctgttcttgagatattaccagtcaaagattggaaaaacaacttaatttttagaaaactgttgtgatattctgtatgaggataacACAGTCCAAcatgggcctcattaatgaatgagcTCAAGtgctttttcttaataacttttctgtttttcaagatatttacatggaaattggcagacaCATAGAGAGTTGTATACTGAATGCAAAGTTTAAAAAATTACCAAAAACCaatgatgcaaattagtatttaattcgtGATTATTTTGCTAATTAgataaaaatgttaaatcggtacactttcttcttcaaagtttcaccaaatggcgttatttgtgcaatataaggcTGATCTTAAGTCTCATatgtatacatcacaaagaaggagaaatcagtgttaattataattaaatataaagaatataaatgattatttcgattaatattcacagctttcaaggcgaacctcgaaaaaactgagccacatccaataaacaattgcaTTTAGTTGATTTGAAATTGACACTCCGTTTCTGACTTCCAGATTTTTAAATTATCATTCTGAACACTAAGATCTcactatttttcatcaaaacaactacagttatattctaatatatagatttaggcactgcttaaaagcggagctcccatctgtttctgggttgtagaattttcttatatcatagccagcctcttttgtttaatttctttactggttaacactggccactaggcggtgtgtatgactggtaatcataGAACgagatacacaccgcctagtggccgatgctagtaattaccagtcatacacaccgcctagtggccgacattagtaattaccagtcctaaacaccgcctagtggccgatgttagtaattaccagtcatacacaccgcctagtggccgatGTTAGTAATTtccagtcctaaacaccgcctagtggccgatgttagtaattaccagtcatacacaccgtcgTACACAAAGCGCAGGAGCTCAGCTCAGTCATTTATTTTCATGAATCGGTTTGATTTGAAAATATAAATCGGTAAAGCTataaaaactcacttcaaagtcttccgTACGTCATAACATCAAACATCAGCAGACGGAAATTTTtgttgaatacttcatcagaaacagtgagagcgagagaacatccctataaaagtaatctgattgatattcaggagtaatccagtcggaaaccgatcaggagagagagagagagtgagagagagagagagagagagagagcctgaccgctttcccgtgactcaaaaagcagcgGTAGTTTCCCGATGTgccgcgagcagagagtgaactctgttgtaccaacttcaacctgccgttcctcccaaagtactgaacagatcttaacgagatgaatttctttggaaagcaaagattataagctttttaatgactgtgttcacgatagaaaatattcaggaGTTGagcagtgacagatttggaaacttcaaTGAGCGTCTACATGCAGAATTTTCCCAGCAGTTGGACTACTGCTCAAAGTCCTGAGTTCAATCCCGGTGTTGCCAAGCTGCTCTggctgggcccttgagcaagtccCTTAACCACCAATCACTTGGATAAATGAGATAAATGTGCGTTGCTCTGGGTCACGGCGTGTGACAAATaccataaattttaaaaaaacaaactaacagtgGTCCTGTACTGTGAATCCTGACGATCAATTTTGCTAATTAACATCACCGTATGCAGAAAGGTATGTGGTTAAAACTTACCATTTTCCAGAGGATGGTGTGAAGTCTGAAGTGAATCTCCTGTTGAAACGTCAAGTTGATGGTGTTGAAGTAGTTGAAGGTGTTAAATTGTGAAATAATCTCTTGCTCTTGTTAAAGTCGCTTGCTGCTGTTAAGTTTGCTTGCCTGATGTTGATTTTTGATTGCCTGCCGTTGATTTGCTCTGGCTCATGTCACGTGCTCCTTCtattttggaatgattttgaatgataacacaaaacgcTTTGATACCATCCGACAGTAaaggctgtgtccgaaatcacgcactcattcactactccctactcactatatagggaagcagcaagcacactattgttcttcttcttcttttaagtTTACTTGATGTATTTATTATTATAGCACACTCATATTTTGGAGCTGCGACTCCTCCTGCAGCTTTTGAGATagcgacaccgttccaactctgacacGTCCGGCCTGAAcccgtgtagtgtgcttgtatacagcttttggatcgacgCACCCGTTCTCTCGTCCTTGTcctttttctgtcattttttttccccaaagagaatgaatagggctcatgaatcgaatcgtcctgctcggacacgctccatccgagacgcaccaaacttca
Coding sequences within:
- the LOC132873186 gene encoding polyadenylate-binding protein 4-like, whose protein sequence is MDALDNGLEDIEPFTLHHPWSMNVIDKVEEQKLEEQQREEQKEEEQNVEEQQVQAKIQKQPVQKKKVPEKRISKNKKTFTLLLRNLDGSVEDERLQEEFRRFGTVINAKVMMKNGRSSGKGFITFTSRDEARKAIVTMNGRLLGSKPVYVSPAQSSRTRQLTIQPQDAAPERQEEPRREKKMPEKTISRVQAKTGEIFVKNLDYSVDDEFLHDYFQPFGSVIRAKVIMENGRSRGRGFVQYTTPDEARNAVEMLNGKILGGRPLHVAINNEQHKTSFAWTQRVQQHRRPCVAPATK